One stretch of Zootoca vivipara chromosome 8, rZooViv1.1, whole genome shotgun sequence DNA includes these proteins:
- the PTP4A3 gene encoding protein tyrosine phosphatase type IVA 3, whose amino-acid sequence MARMNRPAPVEVCYKNMRFLITHNPTNATMNTFIEDLKKYGATTVVRVCEVTYDKTPLEKDGITVMDWPFDDGAPPPTKIVDDWLNLLKTKFCEDPGCCVAVHCVAGLGRAPVLVALALIESGMKYEDAIQFIRQKRRGAINSKQLTYLEKYRPKQRLRFKDPQNHKNKCCIM is encoded by the exons ATGGCCCGCATGAACCGCCCGGCGCCTGTGGAGGTTTGCTACAAGAACATGAGATTCCTGATCACCCACAACCCAACCAACGCCACTATGAACACCTTCATCGAG GACCTGAAGAAATACGGTGCGACGACAGTCGTGAGGGTTTGCGAAGTTACCTATGACAAGACTCCGCTGGAGAAAGATGGCATCACCGTCATG GACTGGCCCTTTGACGACGGTGCTCCGCCACCCACCAAGATTGTGGACGACTGGCTCAACCTGCTGAAAACAAAGTTCTGTGAAGACCCCGGCTGCTGTGTGGCTGTCCATTGCGTGGCTGGCCTGGGACG AGCTCCGGTTCTTGTCGCGCTGGCGCTGATTGAGAGCGGGATGAAATACGAAGATGCCATTCAGTTTATTAGACA GAAACGCCGCGGAGCCATCAACAGCAAGCAGCTGACGTACCTGGAGAAGTACCGGCCCAAGCAGCGGCTGCGCTTCAAGGACCCTCAGAACCACAAGAACAAATGCTGCATCATGTAA